The genome window GTACTGGATTTTGATTTAAACGGTAATCCAGCAACAACACCTATGCCTTCATTGGTGATGCCTAAAGCTACATTAGATGGTTTATTGGCGAACGGCGCGCAGTTTACTACGGACGTTTCAATCAATTTTACTGACCCGGCAGGCACAAAAAATCCAACTCAGTACTCCTCGAAGTTTGAGTTAGGCAGTTTAGACGGTGACGGCACTACAGTGGGTCGTTTAACCAGCGTTGATATCGATGCGGCGGGCAAGGTGATGGCGTCATACTCCAATGGTGATCAAACCTATTTGGCTCAGGTTGCTATGGTGAAGTTTGCTAACCCACAAGGTTTAACTCAAGCTGGTAACACCTCATGGCGTCAAAGTTTAATGTCAGGTGAAGCTTTAGCTGGTGAAGCGAACTCCGGTACTTTTGGTGCTATTAACTCTTCAGCACTGGAGAGTTCGAACGTCAACCTGACGAACGAGTTGGTCGATTTGATTGCAGCTCAGCGTAACTTCCAGGCGAACTCAAGAGCGCTTGAAGTGAACAGTACATTACAAAATACCGTACTGCAGATCCGATAAAGAGCTCGTTAAAAAGCCCAAAGTGTTGTTACTTTGGGTTTTTTTGTTTCTTGTATTTTATTTTTCTCTGTGAATACTCAGACAAATTTATGTACCCAAGGCTCGTCGGGCTAATACGGAGGTGATGGTGAGGTTCAGAACTCTTCTGACGTCATGCATGTTTGCGATATTCTCTTGTGTGGCATCCGAGCAGGAAGTGCTGGTCACGACCGATTTTGTCCTGAAAGCAGGCGCGTCTGAAATCCGTACTTTACATATACACAAGCCTGAACATTTGGAGCAGTTAGCGATGATTGGATTTAATCCGGTCAAAGCCTTGTCGGTTGACTGCGTATTGCGGTTATATACTGCATCCGATGTATTACTGGGCAGCTATAATTGTGCTGAACGTCAGAACCATAGTTTTCAGCAGTCATTGTCTGGCGCAACTAAGTTTAAGGCGCAGATTGAAGTGACCAATAATAATTTTACCGAAGCCAATACCAGCTTTTCCGTAATCAATAGATTTAAGTTTGTATCATTAGCCCGCTAGTCAACGCCGCACATTATAAATAACCTCCGTCTTAGTTTTTCTATTAAATACAGACATATAGTTTTTATTCACTCCATCTGAATATACTGCGCTCCCTTCTTGGCATCAGTCTTGCTTTACTTAACTTATCTCAAGTGGAGGCCTGACTATGGACCATTTACTTTATATCGCGATGAGCGGTGCCAAAGAGAATATGAATGGCATCAGTATCAAAGCGAATAACCTTGCAAACAGCACTACTACGGGCTTTAAGGCTGATTTAGAGCAAGCTCGTGCTATGCAGGCTTTTGGTGAAGGTTTGCCCAGCCGGGTGTTTTCACTGACTGAACGACCAGGTCAAAATTTTGACGATGGCTCTTTTATTATTACAGAACGTGAACTGGATGTAGCTGTACAAGGGAAAGGCTGGTTGTCAGTACAAGACGCTGATGGCAACGAAGCGTACACCAGAGCCGGCAATTTACAGCTCAGCCCAACAGGAGTTCTACAAACTGCTTCGGGTTTAGATGTCATAGGCGAAGATGGTCCGATACAGATCCCTCTACCTATTGCGAAAATGGAAATTGGTACCGACGGTACTATCAGCATCAGACCTCAAGGTGCCCCGGCTAACGTCATGCAGGAAGTGGCACGGTTCAAGCTGGTAAAACCTGAATTCCAGGACATTGAGAAAGGCACAGACGGTTTATTCCGGCGCAAAGATGGTGAAGTCGCAGAATTAGATGCAACGGTCAGAGTGCTGAGCGGTGCAGTAGAAGGCAGTAATGTCAATGCTGTGGGTGAAATGACCCAGATGATCAGTTTACAACGTCAGTTTGAAGTACAGGTCAAAATGATGAAAACCGCCGAAGAGATTGATCGGCAACACAACCAAATTATGAGAGTAGTCTAAGGCTTAAGCCTGGGAGGTTAGCATGCATCCAGCTTTATGGATCAGTAAAACCGGTTTGGACGCGAAGCAGCGTGATATTTCGGTGATTTCAAATAACCTGGCCAACGCCAGTACTATTGGTTTTAAGAAAAGCCGCGCTGTATTTGAAGATTTGTTGTATCAAAACATCAATCAGCCAGGCGGGCGTTCCTCACAGAACTCAGAGCTGCCAAATGGTTTGATGTTAGGTGCTGGTACCAAGGTCGTAGCGACCCAGAAAAGCTTTACTCAAGGCAATATGATCACTACTGAAGGCAGTCTGGACGTGATGATTCAGGGCCATGGCTTTTTTGAGGTGCTGATGCCAGATGGCACCACCTCCTACAGCCGCAACGGTCAGTTCACGACGGACAGCGACGGCAATATGGTGACCTCAGGCGCTGGCTATCAAATTCAGCCCAACATCGTTATTCCTGAAGATGCCCAAAGCATCACTATTTCGCAAGATGGTGAAGTGTCTGTGCGTCTGCCAGGTCAGATTGATCAGGCTGTAGTCGGACAGCTTACTGTAACTAACTTTGTGAATCCGGCAGGTTTAGAGCCTGTAGGTCAAAACTTATTTACTGCAACCGCGGCCAGCGGTGATCCGGTGCAAGGTATTCCGGGTCTTGAAGGGCGCGGGATTTTAGTTCAGGGCGCGTTGGAAACTTCAAACGTCAATGTGACGGAAGAGCTGGTCAGTCTGATTGAAAGTCAGCGTGTGTATGAAATGAATTCCAAAGTAATCTCAACTGTTGATCAGATGCTGGGTACTGCTATTCAGCAGCTGTAGGAGTAAGTGGATGAACAAGTTAATTCTGCTGGTACTGACACTGCAACTTTGTGTAGGCTGCGCCGGTGGCTTCAATGAGCCTATGCCGGATGACCCTAACTTTGCGCCTTTGCCGCCTGAGCCACAAGCAGTACCCTTATCGAACAATGGTTCTTTGTTTGCTCAGGGCTTGTCTAACGGCTTGTACTCTGACAACAAAGCTCGTCGTCCGGGTGACATCATTACTGTGGTACTAAAAGAAAATACTCAGGCGTCTAAAACGGCTAAAACTGAATTTGGTAAAGACAGCTCTGCCAGTTTTGATCCTATGGTGGGTTTAGGTGGTCGTGATGTCAGTGTGCTTGGTAATACGCTGCAATTTGGTGCTAACTCAGCTTCAGACTTCAAAGGCGATTCTAAAGCAGACCAGAGCAACAGTTTAGTCGGTGATATTTCTGTCAACGTTTTACGTGTGATGGCCAATGGCAATCTGGTGATCCGTGGCGAAAAATGGTTAACGCTGAATACGGGCAAAGAGTTTATCCGTTTAACAGGAGTAATTCGTGCCGAAGATATTGATTCGAGAAATACAGTGGAATCGACCAAAATTGCCAATGCACGTATTGAATACAGCGGCACTGGTGCTACTCATGGCGGCCAGGGCCCAGGCTGGTTAACCCGATTCTTTAATGGCGTGTTGTGGCCGTTTTAATGCAGGTGAAATGATGAAACTTATCCAAAGCCTTTTTGTAGTCCTGTTGTCCGGCGCTTTGTGTTTGCCGGTTTCAGCTGCCCGTATTAAAGACTTAACCAGTGTACAAGGGGTTCGTAGTAACCAATTGGTTGGATACGGCCTGGTGGTGGGGTTGCCTGGTACAGGCGAGCAAAGCCCTTTTACTGAGCAAAGCTTCAGAACCATGCTGAGCAACTTTGGCATTAATATGCCGCCTGGTATGAAATCTCAGATTAAAAACGTCGCTGCTGTTGCAGTACATGCTGAGTTACCTGCGTTCAGTAAACCTGGTCAGACAATTGATATTACAGTTTCATCTATGGGCAGTGCTAAAGGCTTACGTGGTGGCACTTTATTGCAAACCTTTCTCAAAGGTTTAGACGGCAACGTCTATGCGGTAGCTCAAGGTTCGCTGATTGTCAGTGGTTTAGGCGCGGAAGGCGCTGATGGTTCAAAAATTCTGGTGAATACGCCTACTGTAGGACGCATTCCTAATGGCGCTACGGTTGAACGTGAAGTTCCATCGCCTTTTGCTGACGGCGATTTTATTACTTTTAATTTAAATAGTTCAGATTTCACCACCGCCAAAACGTTGGCTGAAACCATCAATAACTTTATTGGCCCAGGCACTGCTCAGTCACTGGACGCATCTTCTGTTCAGGTAAGAGCGCCGCGCGATATGGATCAGCGAGTATCCTATTTATCTACGCTGGAAAATTTAACGCTGGAGCCAGCCAGTCAGTCGGCTAAAATTATTATCAACTCCAGAACCGGTACCATAGTGATAGGTAAAGACGTCAGACTGTTCCCAGCTGCTGTAACTCATGGTGGTTTAACTGTGACTATCGCAGAGAATCCAACCGTAGTGCAGCCCAATGTTTTAGCTGGCGGTGATACGGCTGTAGAACAAAACAGTATTATCGATGTGCGGCCAGATCAATCACGTATGTTTAAATTTGATCCGGGCACGACGCTGGATGATTTAGTCAGCACCATCAATGCAGTTGGCGCTGCGCCAGGTGATTTGATGGCCATTTTAGAAGCCTTAAAAGAAGCCGGCGCCATTCATGGTGAGCTTGTGGTGATCTAAATGAGTAAAGTTGAGAACAAAGTCAATTATCATGATTTAACCGGCTTGGCGCAGCTGAAGCATAGCTCCGGTGGTGATGATGATGCGGCGCTGAAACAGGCGGCTAAACAATTCGAATCTATTTTTATGGGCATGTTACTTAGCAGTATGCGCAAAGCCAATGAAGTATTCGAAGATGACGGTGTTCTCAACAGTAACGCGACCAAGTTTTATCAGGATATGTACGACAAACAGCTATCGACTGAACTGTCAGAGAAAGGCAGCTTAGGTTTAGCTGATTTGTTGGTGCAACAATTGCGGCCCACCAAAGGTAAAACCACACCGGCTTCCATGCTGAAAGTACCCACAGAAGCTGCACCCGTGCCAGATAAAAAAGCCAGTGCAGATCCTGACGTTCCGGCTATAGCTCCAATTAAAAAACCAGTTGAAGTTGCACAGCCTTTAGTTACATCTGCACCACAGGTGATTACCGAGACTTTGGCTTCTGAACCTGATCCTGATAACGAAGACTGGACTTTTGAGAGCCCTGGTGAGTTTATTCAAAAACTAATGCCAGCAGCCAAACAAGCAGCGCAAAAACTGGGGTTAGAGCCTTTAGCCTTATTGGCTCAAGCTGCGCTCGAAACAGGCTGGGG of Rheinheimera sp. MM224 contains these proteins:
- a CDS encoding flagellar basal body rod protein FlgF encodes the protein MDHLLYIAMSGAKENMNGISIKANNLANSTTTGFKADLEQARAMQAFGEGLPSRVFSLTERPGQNFDDGSFIITERELDVAVQGKGWLSVQDADGNEAYTRAGNLQLSPTGVLQTASGLDVIGEDGPIQIPLPIAKMEIGTDGTISIRPQGAPANVMQEVARFKLVKPEFQDIEKGTDGLFRRKDGEVAELDATVRVLSGAVEGSNVNAVGEMTQMISLQRQFEVQVKMMKTAEEIDRQHNQIMRVV
- the flgG gene encoding flagellar basal-body rod protein FlgG, translating into MHPALWISKTGLDAKQRDISVISNNLANASTIGFKKSRAVFEDLLYQNINQPGGRSSQNSELPNGLMLGAGTKVVATQKSFTQGNMITTEGSLDVMIQGHGFFEVLMPDGTTSYSRNGQFTTDSDGNMVTSGAGYQIQPNIVIPEDAQSITISQDGEVSVRLPGQIDQAVVGQLTVTNFVNPAGLEPVGQNLFTATAASGDPVQGIPGLEGRGILVQGALETSNVNVTEELVSLIESQRVYEMNSKVISTVDQMLGTAIQQL
- the flgH gene encoding flagellar basal body L-ring protein FlgH → MNKLILLVLTLQLCVGCAGGFNEPMPDDPNFAPLPPEPQAVPLSNNGSLFAQGLSNGLYSDNKARRPGDIITVVLKENTQASKTAKTEFGKDSSASFDPMVGLGGRDVSVLGNTLQFGANSASDFKGDSKADQSNSLVGDISVNVLRVMANGNLVIRGEKWLTLNTGKEFIRLTGVIRAEDIDSRNTVESTKIANARIEYSGTGATHGGQGPGWLTRFFNGVLWPF
- a CDS encoding flagellar basal body P-ring protein FlgI produces the protein MKLIQSLFVVLLSGALCLPVSAARIKDLTSVQGVRSNQLVGYGLVVGLPGTGEQSPFTEQSFRTMLSNFGINMPPGMKSQIKNVAAVAVHAELPAFSKPGQTIDITVSSMGSAKGLRGGTLLQTFLKGLDGNVYAVAQGSLIVSGLGAEGADGSKILVNTPTVGRIPNGATVEREVPSPFADGDFITFNLNSSDFTTAKTLAETINNFIGPGTAQSLDASSVQVRAPRDMDQRVSYLSTLENLTLEPASQSAKIIINSRTGTIVIGKDVRLFPAAVTHGGLTVTIAENPTVVQPNVLAGGDTAVEQNSIIDVRPDQSRMFKFDPGTTLDDLVSTINAVGAAPGDLMAILEALKEAGAIHGELVVI
- the flgJ gene encoding flagellar assembly peptidoglycan hydrolase FlgJ, translating into MSKVENKVNYHDLTGLAQLKHSSGGDDDAALKQAAKQFESIFMGMLLSSMRKANEVFEDDGVLNSNATKFYQDMYDKQLSTELSEKGSLGLADLLVQQLRPTKGKTTPASMLKVPTEAAPVPDKKASADPDVPAIAPIKKPVEVAQPLVTSAPQVITETLASEPDPDNEDWTFESPGEFIQKLMPAAKQAAQKLGLEPLALLAQAALETGWGQRTFKTAEGNNSFNFFGIKAHNSWQGDVAVVDTLEYRQGVAQKEKAKFRAYESPEQSLGDYVDFIKSNPRYQQAVAMADNPKAYFQQLQAAGYATDPNYAQKILSVFNSETFKQARNLLTNKE